Within the Eucalyptus grandis isolate ANBG69807.140 chromosome 1, ASM1654582v1, whole genome shotgun sequence genome, the region GCCCACTTCATGGTCCATCAAGCTAGACCCAGGATTTTGATGCTCATACACAAATCACTAGCACCCAAAAAGTTTGTGCATTTTTAGGATAATTAAATGGAATTTTCCTTTGCAAAcgacagaaaatattttcctcttctatttcaaatttcaactaaaaattgaaaattagtcattttccttgaaaattacattttaaaaaacaCTTTCCATGAAACAAAGAGAGCTTAAGAGTGAGCCGACTCTTATACATGTCAATCACGTGATATCATAATCGGGTAAAGATACTTCAATTTTGGACTTATCcatttagttaattaattactAATGTCACATGTCACCAGTTATctgtatatataaaaaaaaaacgacttTTTCacagaaagaaaatataatattcttGCTGATTTGGGCTTGGCTTCCATGGATAAAGTAGCAGACACAAACTGTGTCCACACTGTTTGTGATTGCTCCCAGTAAATTACTCAGGACTAAATACATCCCTCCTCAGCCAATACAGAGAATGGAGAACTATGGAAGCATAGAAGCGCTCAGGGCATTAGTAAGTTATATTTCAATTACCCAGGATAGGAAGAATCTCATGCATCTCCCATTGATCCCATTCGTACAACTAGAAAAACGCCAAAAGACTAGGATTAAAACAAGAAGAAAGCAGGGACAGTGCTTTCAAGTTGCATTTCTTCCTACACCTACCACAGAAGCTCTTAGCGTTGGCGCCACAGTAACATCCTCTCCCCCCTCGGCAATGGTACCTTCCCTAGCAGCATAATGGTCTTAACACCAGAAACATCTTCAACCGAATGGCTGTCTAGAAAGTTTCCTACTAATTATTAATGTCCGTTCCCTGTGGCAGCGACTGGACAATGCTCCCTCTCACGGGATTGAAAAAACTCCCCGAAAGTAAGTGCTGTATCCAAGGGCTCTTCACACCATGCTACAAATGCACCTCTCAGTAGAGGGAGTAGATCTGAGCCAGCCCAGTCTCTGATGATCTGAGCACTTCCTGCACCACATCCCACCCCGTGGTCTATTACTTACTCGCAAACTTTAGCAACTCACCGATTTCACTTCAGTGACGAGTCACCTAAACCAAACCTAAAAAGGAGATAAcaaatcaaacaataaaagCAGTCTTTAATAGGGGAATGGTCCAACAGGCAGAATGCAGAATGCAGAATGCAGAATGCTGTATAAGCAAGCAATCTTCCAGATTCTAAAAGTAACACAAAGTGAGCCACGATATACCTGCACCTTGTCATGTTTGGATGCTCCGGCAGTGCAAAGGCCGTAGATACAGCTGCTCAAGCAAGCTGCATAGAAATAGTATCTAAGATCCCGGATATGcaacaggaaaagaaaacaaagaggtCAACCTAGGACGGTAAATGAGCATAACGCATGTGATCATTTGTTTCTATCAACAAACTGGAGAAAGCATCATGTAGTCCGATTCTGTTAGAATGTTGAATTCACTCCATCAGCAAATCACCATTCACTCCTAGCACAGATATGCCCTATCCAGCCACTGAAACTGGAAGAATTGAACAAACTCAAAGATATAAAGCCAACCATAagaattagaataaattaagCAGACTACATACACACAGCAATCTGGATAAAAGTGCCAATCTGACTGTATATACCTTTGTTTTCCATCAAGTTGCTTTGTTATTTGCACCTATGGCCCTTTTTCCTGGTAATAATATCATCAGCAGTCCAAAACCAGGGAATTCTGGGGTTTCCGTACAAGGCTGATTGCCAGTAGGTTCAACAGAAAGCCGTAGAAAAGCAGGTGATGTCAACCTTTTACAGCTGTTCCTTCATCTTTGACCAACACAATATTCTGTTTTTGAAAGATCAAAGATGATCAATTTTGGGTGATGATGGAAGACACAatacgagaaaaaaaaaattaaatagtaGGAACAGAAGCTTCGAACAATTAAAATGTTATAATGTATCTGGAGTACAGCATTAACAGGTTTCAACAAAAATCTTTCATTGAAATAGCAAATCCTATAAGGAGAAAGAATGAAAAGTCCAAGAAATTAAATCTTGATCATTGCATCAGTTATGTGCATGGGAATGACATAATCACAATAAAACAAATATTCTGACATTTTAACCACACTATATGTTTACACATACGAAACTCATTTTCTCAAGAAATTTCCACAAATTAACAATCCCGAACAAAGTTATAACTGTTCCAAAATATACATGTGTGGAACAAATGGCAAATTTGTAAGAACCGCCACCTACATTTACTATAAAACTTGACACGTTTGAACAATTAACAGACCAAATTGTATGTTCCAATCACCAAGGTCTTCAGTACTCTAAAACTTCAGTAAAgctgctctttctttttctaaaactATCGAGTTTTTCAAACAAACTAATTGGTCCAGTAACATCAACAAGGTAGTTTCATTACCATAAGATAATAGGATTTCATATAAGCAACAGATAGATATCTAAGGTCACTTCACTACCTATCTGAACCATGCATAAAGAGCGAACAGAACTGTGCACGTCCTAAAATTTAAGCGAGTCatgatgagagagagacaaaCCATCTGGCATAAACTGTCTGACAGCTGCAGAACTTCATCCCATTTATGAACTTTGACAAGGCCTCTTATGAGGTCTACAAATGTGCTTAACTTTGGAACGCCACCCTGCTTTATCAAGTCTGCATACAGCTCAAAGGCCTTATCAACCTTACCAGCAAGAGAGAGACTTTCGATAAGTGAAGCATAGACTGTTTTGTAGCCAGCTAAACTAACTAAAGATGATCTAATCTCTTCATGTAGATCCAAAGCTACCTCCAGTCGTCCAGCCTTAACAAAATTATCTATCAAAACATTGTAGACGGAAACAAGAGGCACCGAATTACTGGCACCCATGTCATCTAAAAGCCCAAGAGAAATTATAAAGTCGCGATTAAAACCTTCAATGACTTTACGGTACCCAGCTACATGCCTAGGCCAATAtgtgagtttcatctcatccaGAAGTTTATAAGCATCATCAAGAAGGCCAGCTGCACAACAATGGTTTATTAAAACCCCATAAGTCACAAAATTTGGAGCACAACCCTTAGAACGCATCTGTTCAAAAAGCTCAAAGCATTTGTTGATTCTGCCCGCTTTACCAAGACCATCTATAATTGCAGTATATGTAACAACATTAGGATGACAACCCTTTTCCTCCATCATCACCAGAAGTCTATATGCCTCATCATTCTTTCCCACTTTACATAGGCCATCAATCATCTCTGTGTAGGTGACAACATTAGGAACACAAGAGTTCTCTAGCATCTTGGTTAAAACTTTTAAAGCAAGATCAAGCCTTTTATCCTTAAACAGTCTGTCGAGCAAAGAACTGTATGTATACACATTGGGACTATACCCAGACTCTGACATCTTAGCAAAAACCTCTTGCGCTTCATCAAGTTTCCCCACCTTACAGAATCCATCTATGAGAGCATCATAGACAATTTGGTTTGGTTCACAGCCTGCCACTGACATGGCATCTAATAATTCACGAGCTTCTCTGACCTTGTGAGCTTTACATAAACCATCAATTAAAGCCCCATAAGTGAAAACATTCGGTTCTGTTAAGTCATTTTCACTGACTCTAAAATACATATCTATATCAGTGAGACTTGCATTTCCCCTCATTTTCGAATATATTTGGCATGCCTTTTCAATTTCTCCGGCTTTACAATGACCATCAATCAAAGCAGTATATGTAACCACATTAGGAGAGCAACCTTCAGATAACATAGACTCAAAGAGTTGATTTGCACGAGAGAGCTTCTTCGCCTTGAGATGAGCGTGGATGAGCGCAGTGTAAGTCACCACATTAGGTGCACAGCCATCTCTCACCATCTCATCGAACCAGCGACATGCCTGCTCAATCAGTCCAGCCTTACAAAAACTATCAATCAGAATTGTGTACGTATAAACATCAGGAACAACACCATTACTCTTCATCTCTTCGAACAGTGTAAATGCTTTATCTACCTTGGATGCATCGCACAGGAAACTGATCACTTTGGAGTATGTGCTACAATCAGGTATGAATCCTTTACTCATCATCTCGCGAATGATGCAATGTGCTTTCTCAAATTTTCCAGCCCCGCACAGACATCGAGCAAAGTTAGCCACATTTACTTTATTCAATACGACCCCAGCATCCACCATTTCATTATAAGTATTCTCAGCTAATTCAAGTACATCAGGGCCAGGCAATTCCTCATTACCACATAATCCACCAAGTAATACATTGTAGACCACATAACCAGGACGATACCCACATTTAACCATTTTTTTCAGTAACTTATATGCATAAGAGTAGTCCCTCAAATTACAAAAAGCATGAACAAGAGaaacaaatatttggtgacctGGATAACAACCCTCAGGAATCATCATATTGATGATCCTCTTACACCGGCCTAACTGTCTTTTCCTCAAACACCCGGAAAGCAAAACATTGTAGGTCACAACATTAGGAATGCAAGAATTAGAACGCATTCTATCCAAGAACTCCATAGCTTCATCAAAAAGTGAAGCCTCACATAAACCGGCTATCATTTTTGTGTAAAGTACAGTGTCAGGAAGGAATTCTTCACTCTCAATCAAGGCGAGAGCTTCCCTCCACTTCCCCGACTTGCAGAGGGAATATGCAAAACAACCTAAGGTATGGCCATCCATATGAAACCCCGAGTCTGACATTTCCCTGTGAACTAAATAAGCTGTATCTAACCTATCAGCTTTAAGAAAAACTTGAACCAAAGCATTATATGTCGATTGAGTCGGTCTGTACCCGAAATCCTTAAGCCTTCCTAATTCTTCCAGCGCTAAGTTCCACAATCCATTTCGACAACATCTTCGAATCAAAACATTAAGCAACTTGCCGAGGACTTCCGCATCTTCGACCCTTATCTCTCTCCAAAACGATTCAGGTATTCTCTCACTATCATCACAACCGAGTCTTTCCAGCAATGCATTATACACAGCCCCCGTGTGAGCATACCCAATTTGTCTACCTGCCCACAAGAAGAACTTAACAGCCAATTCCGGGTTTTtcacaatcttcaaaacccCGATCACCAGATACGGATTCAATTTCTCCCTAAATCGCCTGAGAAGCTTCTGGGTTCCGTCCCCGAACCCATCCTCACAATTCTCAATGGCATTCGCGACTAAAACAGCCTCGTCGTCACCCGCATCTCGACCAAGATCACGCGCGGAGGACTCTCCGCCGTGCCCTGAACCCGACAACGATTCGCGCAGGAACTCGAACTCGGCAGCCGAGAAGGCCTCGACCCGAGAATCCCCAGCCAAAACCGGGTCGTCCGGATGAATCAGGCCCTCGAGATCGTCGTCGGGCGAAGAGGTGGAGAAGAACCGGGCATCGCCGGGCCCAAACAGGGACTGCACGGGGGGGACTTCAAGAGCAGCAAAGAGGCGAAAGCGGGA harbors:
- the LOC104443740 gene encoding pentatricopeptide repeat-containing protein At1g06710, mitochondrial, yielding MRRRGLHHLLRRSPPLALLPTSKPQKLVAFPPSRAPPSSRFRLFAALEVPPVQSLFGPGDARFFSTSSPDDDLEGLIHPDDPVLAGDSRVEAFSAAEFEFLRESLSGSGHGGESSARDLGRDAGDDEAVLVANAIENCEDGFGDGTQKLLRRFREKLNPYLVIGVLKIVKNPELAVKFFLWAGRQIGYAHTGAVYNALLERLGCDDSERIPESFWREIRVEDAEVLGKLLNVLIRRCCRNGLWNLALEELGRLKDFGYRPTQSTYNALVQVFLKADRLDTAYLVHREMSDSGFHMDGHTLGCFAYSLCKSGKWREALALIESEEFLPDTVLYTKMIAGLCEASLFDEAMEFLDRMRSNSCIPNVVTYNVLLSGCLRKRQLGRCKRIINMMIPEGCYPGHQIFVSLVHAFCNLRDYSYAYKLLKKMVKCGYRPGYVVYNVLLGGLCGNEELPGPDVLELAENTYNEMVDAGVVLNKVNVANFARCLCGAGKFEKAHCIIREMMSKGFIPDCSTYSKVISFLCDASKVDKAFTLFEEMKSNGVVPDVYTYTILIDSFCKAGLIEQACRWFDEMVRDGCAPNVVTYTALIHAHLKAKKLSRANQLFESMLSEGCSPNVVTYTALIDGHCKAGEIEKACQIYSKMRGNASLTDIDMYFRVSENDLTEPNVFTYGALIDGLCKAHKVREARELLDAMSVAGCEPNQIVYDALIDGFCKVGKLDEAQEVFAKMSESGYSPNVYTYSSLLDRLFKDKRLDLALKVLTKMLENSCVPNVVTYTEMIDGLCKVGKNDEAYRLLVMMEEKGCHPNVVTYTAIIDGLGKAGRINKCFELFEQMRSKGCAPNFVTYGVLINHCCAAGLLDDAYKLLDEMKLTYWPRHVAGYRKVIEGFNRDFIISLGLLDDMGASNSVPLVSVYNVLIDNFVKAGRLEVALDLHEEIRSSLVSLAGYKTVYASLIESLSLAGKVDKAFELYADLIKQGGVPKLSTFVDLIRGLVKVHKWDEVLQLSDSLCQMNIVLVKDEGTAVKG